The DNA region CGAGAACCCATGACTGCGTGGCTGGTGCATCCTctaataaatagataaaattgATAACTAACCAAATAACTAAGACCTATTTCTTCAATAAGAATTTCGCTTGAGTCTGTTTTTGTACGCGCATTGTGATAGTTATATGGaatgcgctatataagaaaattagattagattagattagattagattagattaactaacaaactaaccaaccaaccaaccaaccaaccaaccaaccaaccaaccaaccaaccaaccaaccaaccaactaactaactaactaactaactaaatttACTAAAATAACAGAAGAAAGATACTACAAAAAGCGCCCATTCTTCGAATTGATGTTGCATGCTAAATCGATGTTGAGAGTAATGGCTAAATTTATTTGTTGCTGGACTGAAAGTTTAAATTTCACGGCTGGagtcaatattttcttcatatttATGTAATCATTTCAAATCCACTATAATAAACCTACCCAATtcgactgtttacacatggccATCAAGCCAGCTTACATTGGACCAACAGCGATGACTATAACTTACCTGTAGACTCGAAGGACTAGCGTTTACGTTTTTTTGCTACACTATTACTGACATTTTGGTTTTAAATTTCGCTGATCGAGGAAAAGACAAAATCAGCAAATAGCGTAGAAGCGGCtaatccttcaagtctacaggctCCGATGACAAAAGATGTAATTCACCTAATAAGAAATAGTGAGCTATATGAATGCCATGAATCCCAGTGACAAACACTTACATTATGAAGTTCAACATTTTTCAAAGCGTCGGGAGTGGGGTGGTGGTGGAGTTACAGGCTGTACTACAAGActtgatagttttgacaaaaatatcccACCCCATAGCGCCccgctgccccccccccccccccagccatAAATTCAGTTCGTTCCGTCATTCCGGGTTTATTTTGGTCGGATTCGCCACTATGTCATATATGGAAATGGCGTACCGTTATAATTCTGTACCAATATCTTGTATTGCATCACAGAGGTCATGACCTTTCATCGCAAACAGACATATGGAGCATGCATGGTGCAGACGACAGTAGATTTAAATTTCAGCACGAATATTTGAAACTTTTGCACAACTTGCCACGTCAGTAGATAGCAGAAGGTGCCGTCCTTCGTTGAACAAGGCATGGATGGATGAAATAGTGGGTTTAAATGTGGGTGGTAGGATTTTTATCACCTCTTCATCGTACCTTACACGGTACTCAGACTCCATATTGGCAGCCATGTTTGACTGTGAACACCTTGGCACACGGAAGAACGGACGGAAGACCGATGAATACGGTAATGTAGTTATAGACAGAAGCGGTGAACTATTCCGTTATATTTTCTATTATCTACGGACTTCCATTCTCTTGTTACCAGACGGATTTCAAGAAAAGGAACTCGATTTACTGATGGACGAAGCACAATTCTATCATTTGCCTGAACTCGAAGAAGCCATTACTCGCCGGAAATTGTTGCGAAATGGGAAAACATTGGCGTTAGGATCGGCAAATACGAAAGCTGGGCACATTCAAACATGTCATTGCACAGGTAAAAACAAACGTAAGAATGTTATAGAGGGTAATTTTTTCAGCGAAACGACGACGAACCCAACTGGTTCAACGAAACAATGCAGTTTGTTTTGGGATCAAACTAAAGATGAAAGAGAAGTGCGACCTTTGAGCTCAGTTAGTTtggtacaaaacaaaacacagaagAAACTTGCAAAGACTGTCAAAGGAAACGGATTGATGCATGACTACGGTGCTCATCTGTCACGACTGTCAAATCAATCCGTCGGGTGCATTTCTAAAGAACCAGACGACTGTAAACAGTTTGTTACGTCAGAACAGCCAGACGGTCGAATTGCGAAGGATGGTACCACGACAAGCCATATTCAAGAATCATCCATACCACGAGTACACGTTGCTGGGTGTGAAAAACGAACCGGAGATTTACATCATACAAGATTATCGGTGCACGAATCGACCTCTGAAACGACTGTTGCAGAGAGGCTCAAGGACTCAAATAAAACTAACAAGAATAAAACCACAACTCCTTCTTGCAGCACACAAGACAGTAAACAAACGACCGAAAATTCAACAGtgaattcaaaatcaaaaacatcaGTAGAACCAGAGTATCCACAACTGCAGTGGTTTGAATACGTATATTTAGAATAACAATTTTCTCCAACAAAAAGTAGTGCACTTGTTTACCTTTTTACCTTTTTCTGAAGAAACAAAATTTACTATTGTATTTATTCTTGAAAAGAACACTTGTAAAAAATCTATCGAAAtgaatttatataaatgtaaagTCATTACTAGAATACTATATTTTTTACTGAGCTTTTGAATTTTGTGCAAATCTtgacaatatatgtacaatgaatAACAATACTCTTCCTGAGCTGTAAGATATTGTGTTTAAACTCACTAGAACATGTTTCATGGAATATTTGCACCAAACTCGACAAATACATCTGTTTTCAAGCAATTTAGTAAAATCTGCATAGCAGGTCATATCTAAGCAGAAAACATAAACAGTCACCATAtttaaaataaagaattttgagATCATAGTGAAAATTTTTGATTCAaacattttaaattgaaatgCCTCTTACATTAGCTGTAACATTTAACAATTTCTTCATTATTAGTATATTATTAATTGCTGGGAGATTATGTTtactctttctctctctttgaACACCTGATTGTAATATTACCCATGGGCTGATTCTGTACAGCCAACAATCTCAACACATGATTATTGTTTTGTGTTGAAAATTTCTTTCAATGTCATATCAGAAACTGGTTTTGTAAAGTTACCTTACAGAACAAGTAACATGCACAtctgccatcttgaatggtgcatgGTGGGAAATGTCTCATTTCCTGACTACACAAAACGCTTCTAATTACAAGTATTGAGACTTTAATGAGCTTATTTGTAAACAGGGCCAACCCCTGATCTACAAATTTTCAATAGTTTCGCATATGTTTACAAGAAAACCCCCAGATAATAATAAGACAATGTAACCCGGTTAGTGCATGGATTGAGTTTGCTAGGcagaacatttcatttttaactCAATATCTGATTGTATTTTATGtgcaattttttgttgttgagaaattgattttttgtttgtttgatagtGTATGTTccacaaaatgttttattttttatgtttatgaGAGATCGAACCAAGAATCTTTCAACATTATATAATTTTTCAAGCAATAATAAATGTTAAGTGCCAAGTTATAAGTTATGTGCTTCATTACTGTAAGATTCAGTACAACACTTTTCAAACAGTTTAGAGCCATTAAAAATAGAATCTCACTAGCAATTGTGTATGGTAGAACTTCTAATTTGTCCACTGTCTCAAGAATGTGGTTATGACATGTCTGCTTTGTATACACCATAGCGCATTACACCTTCACGAAACTTGTTGTATcgattacatacatacagacacagacactgatCTGAATAGGTAGAAGTGAGCATGGTTCATCAAATCACTTGGTGTCATTGTGAATGTCAACGCGGCCTAAACCATATATGGGATTTTACGATTAGGTAGGATATGTCTACCTCATAATATCAATGATGATCTTTCTAATGAAACATTGGCCCTTGATAAGTTATGGAATAGCTGGCCAAACCTCATACCAACTTGACTCCAGACGCCCCCAACGactacatatttttaaaaaatagtcaTAACTCTTCCTCGTTGCAGTGCAGTGTTTATCACGACTCGAATGCAAACACTGacactgaaaataaaacagaatagACCTGATGATGTAAAGTTTAACGTGTAGCTTTTACAGGTAGGAAGGTAAAGGGCAATTTCGCGTACGTTCACAAGCAGAACGAGTTCAAGATCATCTCAGAAGACTTGCCGTAGGTAGCTGTTGTCGGGATTTGTGTTGCCTCGGATTTCAAACAGTCCAGCCTAAGTCCTATCGGAGTTCGGGGTATTTTCATGCTCTTGTGATACTCCAAGGCCTGTGGCCTCTTTCATGGATAAGGAATATTTGGcgatttatcattattttttccaaaTTCTAGACTTATCAACATATTTTCCCACTACGACCTATTTTGTACACTTTAGCATATTTTTCACCATAATCCTTCCTCTTCCTTATCTTTGAATAATTATAGACAACACAATTAAAATAACGTCCTTCCCCACCTTCAGCATTTTCGCAGTGTGGATGCGAACCTTTATCAAAACCACTGACACCGTGGTACGGAGACCATTAACTTTAAAATCAAATCTAAATATATCCCGTcgttaaatattaaaaagatatTAACAAAGTTGACGGTATCGCCAAATAGTACGAACTCTTTACTAGTATACTGGAGACACATACGTTTTTATAATGAGCAAGACAGCATTACAAAAAAGTAGAAGTTATTGGATATGGTCAGTCATCTTTATCACAGCTGACTGGTCTCACTGAGTGATGTCTTTTGCCACCAAAATAGTGTCAGTTGATAATGCTCCCATATTTTACTTGGCttgaattgattgatttatgTATGCTAGGTGGGCAGAAAGTACCAGccgaatacaaaatgtacatttttttttctcctcaAATTTAAGTTAACATTtgtctatttttgtaaattaaacaTATTAAGTAAACAAAACTACTTTCAGGAGAATTATTACTGTTGCCACGTCaatgttatcttttttttttttttaaagttaatttTCCAACGATATGGTCGTACGTGCCTGGAAGCACGTATGCAGGACACCCAAGGCTACTAAATAGCAGTACAAAGTCCCCAAACGGTTACTGGTGTGCAGGTTACGTTTACAAACCGTCGTTGGAAAGCCATGGGTGTGTAATGTGGATGCATGTCGCCAACCATGAAAGATGAAAATggcaatgatgtcatcaaatgtgtTATTGGAGACCGAGTGTTTTCAATGCCAACAACTGTGCTTACCAAATATCCCAACTCAAGACTTGCTACCATGATTGAAAATGGCACGAAGCGAGACAAGATAATTCGTGTGTTTACATCTATCACTCCGGCCATATGCCTACCAAAGCGGAACGGCCAAATATTCCCAGTTATACTGCAGTTCCTGCGCACAGGTAGAATCTCCCTTCCTAGGAAATTTGTCGATTTTGAAAGTTTGGAAACGGAAATCAGGTTCTATGGAATACCTGATCTGTGTGAAGCATTACAGGAATATAAACTACGATTTGAGAAAAAAGCATTGGAAATGACAACCTATGTCACGCCAAACGTCcccaaaattgaaatgtttgaatACGTGTATCTTGGTGAGTGTAACTATTCCTAGGaatattaccatgacaactgctAACAAACCAAATATCATCACACTAGTCAGAATCAGGACAGCCAGAAAATGTGCATAGAACACAAAAATATGCATGCCAGATTCACTGTCTGTAGCCATTGGTTTGACCCCTGTGTGTGACCCTGTACCTGTGTGTACTGTTTACAAGTCAATCCTTCAAGTACTCTTTCGTGACATGGGAACTCTATTGGCAGACGTTCACATACCAATTGCACCTGATAAGGACACCACTACCGTAGTGACAACGACTCGGGGAAATCATCTGATGTGTGCTATTTTAGTGGCGTGAAACCCATTTCTGGTGGTGCTAAGTGGTGCCAAGATTACAGTTTTAAACTATTGTCGGTATATTCTTGTCGACAATATAACAACGGTTGCTACGAACGCCAGCTAGACATTTGAATCTTATGACTTGCAAAAGTTTAAATTATAGGTGTGCTAATTTATAGTGTCGCCAGCTGCACTTAGAGATTTTTATACGACATGTATTGTAAGCATTGCATTGTGACAATATCGATCATTAATCGTATTAAAATATCCTATTGTGTATATTGCCATCTGTTAGCTAAAaagggtatttttttaaacacgACACGGTTGGCCCATAAATTCAGGATTGAATACTGTAGGATGATCTACTCGTAAATAACACTATTGATATGTTGGCGGCTGTTCTTTTCGTGAGATGATGTATCATTTCAATGACCAGTctgtcatgggggggggggggggggttgacatCTTTATATATGAATGGTGAATCGGCAACAAACAAGCAATGGTAGTATAGGGTTTAAAACTCATTCACTGTTGACAAACAATAATTTGAACAttgtttgaccttgaccttgacctttgtgCATCtcggaacccccccccccccctaaacaCGTAAAAGATAAAATTTCTCGGCCCAATACGTGAATACAGTTAAAAGAAGTTGAATAACTCACCCAACAGCTGGAAGTGTTTGGAAGATAAGATTGTTGAATAGACATTGGCCAATTGGGTTTGAGGATGAGCTTTCAAATCCGCAAGTTGTTGTGTGCAACAGGTCAGTGCAGTGATTGGCCAATTCATTTCAGCCACCTGACACTTTTGCAACACGTGCTTCCATCAACTTTCTCTTTCTGGGCTTTAATTTCGGTTTGAAAGGACCAGGACAGTGATGTTGTGGCACTGCACGTTGATGGGCGTTTGCAGATCTAGTTTGGCATCTCCACGATTTAGGGAACAGACTGGTGAGTAAAATTTAATCCTCATGTAATTTGATTCAAAATCTTTACATTGACTCACCTTCTGAAAGTTTTGTTTTCGTACACAAGATTTGAAACCGGCTCTACGTGCTTCAAAATCTTGCGTGATTTCACTGACCACTGGGTTAATGCTAACGTCCCTTTGTAAGTCTGTTTGTTAGCCACGACCTTTTTCTGCCGTAACGTCATTTCATTAACAACTCGTGCAGTCGTAGAGCATGTGCCGAATGTGGTACATTCAAACTCTGTATTCTACTCGCATTTTCTCTGATAAAATGTTCCATTCATCAGCTTTTCAAAGAGTCAATACCTATGAGACGCTTTTTCCAATCTAACGTTTTCGATGCTGTCAAAGCTATTTGTGTTGTATTAATTAGAGGTTGATTCTTTAaggtggccatatggatgaacaatatttattttggatttttaatgaATGAAACACCGATTTTTTCTACAATAAAGGACAAAGTGAATGACGTGTAAAtgattacatgtgtacatttgatttatttgtaaataaaaaaaacacacattacGACCATAAGTTATTGTTCCCTAATATTTTTCGTCGTTCAGAGAATTcgaaggaaaatacgagtggccTGAGGGGGTTGTATGGGTGATCTTCAAAGCATCTGGAAAACatgttaaatattttaaacatttcatgTGCGTTGCTCTTAAATTATTTATTGGCATATAGGATtaccatattttatttattgtattcCAGCTCACccttaaaatgtatatatattactgaAGGGGACATTTTTGTTTAGTGTGCCACGTTTTCTCTAAATCAGTGGTATAGATTACAAAAGTATTGACTGAGttataaaaaattacatatatgcaaagatgaactttgacataatactaatattagtggagttgtttgtcaaatgttcatataaatttAGCTAATAAGCTCGTCATCCTTAGAGAAAAAATTCAATACTGTTCCTGTCTTTGCCATACTTCATCGAATGAAAGTTACCTAAGTTACTAGTATATAGTACGCAATAAACATCCCTAAAACGTTTTAGTAATtgtcacccacccacccacccctgCCATTTAACAACTTCTAATCCACGAGGCACGACAGATTTCTAGGGCTCTGTACTAATACACTATATCGTAGCCTTAAGGCTTGCTAGGGTGTGATACTTGCAGCTTCGTGATGATTTGCCATCCCTATGCAAACATGAAAAGTTAGAATGGCCTCGGTAAAGTGAGGCCACATAAATTTGAATGTATTAGCATTGTCAAACTTActgtacattgttatatatcacTGAGGCAAATGATGTCTGAAACCAAATCAAGAACACATTACACTGATAGAGGGCGTATTATGTACCACAAGTGAGTAGGAACTGTTCCAACCTTGTAAACTTCACAAAATAAAGTGTGCGAATGGATCTTCATTTCCTTTGTGAAGAATCTTTTCAATTTCTTAATTAAAATATATCTATCGAGCTTCGTATCTTATATTAGCTGTCAACCAAGGCAGTTCCTTGCTTCCTTATTTGCATTTTGCAATTACATTTTtataccatcaccatcaccattgAAACTGATTCACTATATATTCAAAGGGAACGGGAGTATCTACACGTCTGTCTTGTAACAGCAGCTTGCAATAATATACCCTACACCTAATACCTGTAACCAGGATGGGCATCAATGACATCAATACAACCCAAACAGACAATGATCATGAACTTCAATGTGACACAAAGTTGACCCAGGCATACATTACGATTTGTATCATTACATTTTTCATCATAGTAGCTATCATTTTTGGAAACCTACTGGTAATCTTATCTGTCCATCGATTTCGAGAACTTCAAACTGTCAGCAATTGTTTCGTATGTAGTCTGGCTTGTGCTGATTTGATTGTTATCGTGACTGCACTCTTCAATGCAGGTTTGAGTCTACGTGGAATTCCACGGAAAGGTAGTATTTACCTTTGCCTGCTACAATCCATGGTTTTCCAAATTGGTAGTCGAACATCAGTATTACACTTGCTAATCATTGCAGTGGATCGACATCTTGCTATCACATCACCACTATTGTATCACGTGAGAATGACACCA from Glandiceps talaboti chromosome 18, keGlaTala1.1, whole genome shotgun sequence includes:
- the LOC144449552 gene encoding uncharacterized protein LOC144449552, translated to MDEIVGLNVGGRIFITSSSYLTRYSDSILAAMFDCEHLGTRKNGRKTDEYGNVVIDRSGELFRYIFYYLRTSILLLPDGFQEKELDLLMDEAQFYHLPELEEAITRRKLLRNGKTLALGSANTKAGHIQTCHCTGKNKRKNVIEGNFFSETTTNPTGSTKQCSLFWDQTKDEREVRPLSSVSLVQNKTQKKLAKTVKGNGLMHDYGAHLSRLSNQSVGCISKEPDDCKQFVTSEQPDGRIAKDGTTTSHIQESSIPRVHVAGCEKRTGDLHHTRLSVHESTSETTVAERLKDSNKTNKNKTTTPSCSTQDSKQTTENSTVNSKSKTSVEPEYPQLQWFEYVYLE
- the LOC144449678 gene encoding putative potassium channel regulatory protein encodes the protein MSPTMKDENGNDVIKCVIGDRVFSMPTTVLTKYPNSRLATMIENGTKRDKIIRVFTSITPAICLPKRNGQIFPVILQFLRTGRISLPRKFVDFESLETEIRFYGIPDLCEALQEYKLRFEKKALEMTTYVTPNVPKIEMFEYVYLGECNYS